Proteins from a single region of Mycobacteriales bacterium:
- a CDS encoding alpha/beta hydrolase has protein sequence MQETPRWFRAALAQEPEHRDTTVGGVPIRLRCWGREDRPGLVFVHGGAAHSGWWDHVAPFFAGTHRVVALDLSGHGDSGRRPAYGMDSWAEEVLAAARAGGIATPPLVVGHSMGGWVAVTAGVSYGPELDGIAIIDSPLIEPPPEEEVLRRRRRGTTVYPTREAVLARFTTLPPQEVLLPYVRDHIAEQSVRPVEGGWTWKFDPGLFAERPPLRDLLPALRCRAAFIRSEFGLVPPEMAGTIDALLGHRVPIVELPDAGHHPMFDQPLPLVTALRMLVQQWAVS, from the coding sequence GTGCAGGAGACCCCGCGGTGGTTCCGCGCCGCGCTGGCCCAGGAACCCGAGCACCGCGACACCACGGTCGGCGGCGTGCCGATCCGGCTGCGCTGCTGGGGGCGGGAGGACCGGCCCGGGCTGGTGTTCGTGCACGGCGGCGCCGCCCACTCGGGCTGGTGGGACCACGTCGCGCCGTTCTTCGCCGGCACCCACCGGGTCGTCGCGCTGGACCTGTCCGGTCACGGCGACAGCGGCCGGCGCCCCGCGTACGGGATGGACAGCTGGGCCGAGGAGGTGCTGGCCGCGGCCCGGGCCGGCGGGATCGCCACGCCGCCGCTGGTCGTCGGGCACAGCATGGGCGGCTGGGTCGCCGTCACCGCCGGGGTCTCGTACGGGCCGGAGCTGGACGGGATCGCGATCATCGACTCGCCGCTGATCGAGCCGCCGCCGGAGGAGGAGGTGTTGCGGCGCCGCCGGCGCGGCACCACGGTCTACCCGACCCGGGAGGCGGTGCTGGCCCGGTTCACCACGCTGCCGCCGCAGGAGGTCCTGCTGCCCTACGTCCGGGACCACATCGCGGAGCAGTCGGTCCGCCCGGTCGAGGGCGGCTGGACCTGGAAGTTCGACCCGGGCCTGTTCGCGGAGCGGCCGCCGCTGCGGGATCTGCTGCCGGCGCTGCGCTGCCGGGCCGCGTTCATCCGGTCGGAGTTCGGGTTGGTGCCGCCGGAGATGGCCGGCACGATCGACGCGCTGCTCGGGCACCGGGTGCCGATCGTGGAGCTGCCGGACGCCGGCCACCACCCGATGTTCGACCAGCCGCTGCCGCTGGTGACCGCGCTGCGGATGCTGGTCCAGCAGTGGGCGGTGAGCTGA
- a CDS encoding phosphotransferase: MTSGSRPDRITALATVGLVESHLDAWAAEYGLAGGAWQRVFGRLKPARSPWAVLAYEAAGGPTVRVLLHEPGPDAPASAAAAGVLGLIEIATCEADPALPGLPDVLTALDEPAVVRYRPGNRCTVRGRTEDGVRFVKVMSEGTDDQRDARELWAATRDGALSVAVAEPGGWHPATRSSWYGVVPGGPIASDLLGPDGAEVAHRIGGALGELAVAPLSPVVTCGPEDQLARTGRALARTAAVAPALAERLDEAGRVLARAHGELADRPLVPVHGAPHMYQWLVDDGRLGLVDFDRYALGEPELDLATFLVELETESERERPMAELESAVVAGFRTTGGDVDERRLALHTVHKRLAKVARTAAALRPDAEQRATRHLDRLRPALAALA; encoded by the coding sequence ATGACCTCGGGGTCTCGGCCTGACCGGATCACGGCATTGGCCACCGTCGGCTTGGTCGAGTCCCACCTCGACGCCTGGGCGGCCGAGTATGGGCTGGCCGGCGGCGCCTGGCAGCGGGTGTTCGGCCGGCTCAAGCCGGCGCGCTCGCCCTGGGCCGTGCTCGCGTACGAGGCCGCGGGCGGGCCGACGGTCCGGGTGCTGCTGCACGAGCCCGGTCCGGACGCGCCGGCCTCGGCCGCCGCGGCCGGTGTGCTCGGGCTGATCGAGATCGCCACCTGCGAGGCCGATCCGGCCCTGCCCGGGCTGCCGGACGTGCTGACCGCGCTCGACGAGCCGGCCGTGGTCCGCTACCGCCCCGGCAACCGGTGCACGGTCCGGGGCCGGACCGAGGACGGGGTCCGCTTCGTCAAGGTCATGTCCGAGGGGACCGACGACCAGCGCGACGCCCGCGAGCTCTGGGCCGCGACCCGGGACGGGGCGCTGTCGGTCGCGGTGGCCGAGCCCGGCGGCTGGCACCCGGCCACCCGCTCCAGCTGGTACGGCGTGGTTCCCGGCGGCCCGATCGCGTCCGACCTGCTCGGCCCGGACGGGGCCGAGGTCGCGCACCGGATCGGCGGCGCGCTCGGCGAGCTGGCGGTGGCGCCGCTGTCCCCGGTCGTCACCTGCGGACCCGAGGACCAGCTGGCCCGGACCGGGCGGGCGCTGGCCCGGACCGCGGCGGTCGCGCCGGCGCTGGCCGAGCGGCTGGACGAGGCCGGCCGGGTGCTGGCCCGGGCGCACGGCGAGCTGGCGGACCGGCCGCTGGTGCCGGTGCACGGCGCGCCGCACATGTACCAGTGGCTGGTCGACGACGGCCGCCTCGGTCTCGTCGATTTCGACCGGTACGCGCTGGGCGAGCCCGAGCTGGACCTGGCCACCTTCCTGGTCGAGCTGGAGACCGAGTCCGAGCGGGAGCGGCCGATGGCGGAGCTGGAGTCCGCGGTCGTGGCCGGGTTCCGGACCACCGGCGGCGACGTCGACGAGCGGCGGCTGGCCCTGCACACCGTGCACAAGCGGCTGGCCAAGGTGGCGCGGACGGCGGCGGCGCTGCGGCCGGACGCGGAGCAGCGCGCGACCCGGCACCTCGACCGGCTCCGGCCGGCGCTCGCCGCTCTCGCCTGA
- a CDS encoding IclR family transcriptional regulator, with protein sequence MVAGSPRPPCAVGPAPRYPIESVDSALRLLLLFAESPRIRLTDASTYLGVASSTAHRLLSMLQYRGFVQQDATRAYEPGPVLRGLSVAAHRQQDLTGVARPVLERLHAELDGTIQVGRLDGRDVVFVEAVHSVKVAPGPASAPAHCTSLGKVMLSQLEPDELRTLYPQERLDQLTARTIASRSRLEEELRIARRRGFAVSDEEFQLGVTSVAVPLPGLAGIRYGVTAALPARRMTPNTRGGAVRALTAGAAELSTLV encoded by the coding sequence ATGGTCGCAGGATCGCCCCGTCCGCCGTGTGCGGTCGGGCCTGCTCCGCGCTACCCGATCGAGTCGGTCGACAGCGCCCTGCGGCTGCTGCTGCTGTTCGCCGAGAGCCCGCGGATCCGGCTCACCGACGCCAGCACGTACCTGGGGGTGGCGTCCTCGACCGCGCACCGGCTGCTGTCGATGCTGCAGTACCGCGGGTTCGTCCAGCAGGACGCCACCCGCGCGTACGAGCCGGGGCCGGTGCTGCGCGGGCTGTCCGTCGCCGCGCACCGCCAGCAGGACCTGACCGGGGTGGCGCGGCCGGTGCTGGAGCGGCTGCACGCCGAGCTGGACGGGACCATCCAGGTCGGCCGGCTGGACGGCCGGGACGTCGTCTTCGTCGAGGCCGTGCACAGCGTCAAGGTCGCGCCCGGGCCGGCCTCCGCGCCCGCGCACTGCACCTCGCTGGGCAAGGTGATGCTCAGCCAGCTGGAGCCGGACGAGCTGCGCACGCTCTACCCGCAGGAGCGCCTGGACCAGCTCACCGCCCGGACGATCGCCTCCCGCAGCCGGCTGGAGGAGGAGCTGCGGATCGCCCGCCGCCGCGGCTTCGCGGTCAGCGACGAGGAGTTCCAGCTCGGGGTGACCTCGGTGGCGGTGCCGCTGCCGGGGCTGGCCGGCATCCGGTACGGCGTGACCGCGGCGCTGCCGGCCCGGCGGATGACGCCGAACACGCGCGGGGGAGCGGTGCGGGCCCTGACCGCCGGCGCCGCCGAACTCTCCACGCTGGTCTGA